One Pseudomonas sp. MM213 genomic window, CGTGAATAGGCGGAAATCCATTTGTTTCACAGATATCTGACAATCAGTTGCCGCGGGCCTACCTATGAACATTCTTGGGAAATGCACGTTTGCGCCTTTGTCGCTTGCCTTCTGCATAACGATACTCAGCGGTTGCGCCAGTCCACCGCCGCCACCTCCTGCCGCCCCACCTCCGATACCTCAACGCACGTGTGACACGTCTGAAAAAACCGATGTGTTGGGTGACGCAAGGGCTGAAGGGCAGGTGACAAGGGAGACCACTTTGACTCGGTGCGTGACTCAATAGCTCCCTGTACCTGAGTTGTGGGTGAAAATTATCCCGGCTGAAAAGACGTAATTTTACATTTGGGTATGCAAGGCTTACCGCGATGGCGTTCTCGAGATTGCCATCGCCGGCAAGCCGGGCTCCTACAATTGACGGACTTCCTCAGGAAAGAAAACCTCCGTCCACATTCAACGAAACCCCCGTCGTATAACTGGAAGCATCACTCGCCAGATACAACACCGCCCCCGCCATCTCGCTCGGATCCGCCACGCGTTTCAGCGGAATCTGCGCCAGTGCGGTTTTCAAAATCGCATCATTCTTCACCAGCGCCGAGGCAAACTTGGTATCGGTCAGGCCCGGCAGCAGGGCGTTGCAGCGAATCCCGAACTGCGCACATTCCTTGGCAAACACCTTGGTCATGTTGATAACCGCAGCCTTGGTCACCGAGTAGATGCCCTGGAAAATCCCCGGCGAGATGCCGTTGATCGATGCCACGTTGATGATGCTGCCACCACCGTTGTCGCGCATCAGCTTGCCCGCTTCCACGGACATGAAGAAGTAGCCGC contains:
- a CDS encoding SDR family oxidoreductase, translating into MSKTQLFDLDGKIAFVSGASRGIGEAIAKLLAQQGAHVIVSSRKLEGCQHVADAIIAAGGKATAVACHIGEMEQISQVFAGIREQFGRLDILVNNAATNPQFCNVLDTDLSAFQKTVDVNIRGYFFMSVEAGKLMRDNGGGSIINVASINGISPGIFQGIYSVTKAAVINMTKVFAKECAQFGIRCNALLPGLTDTKFASALVKNDAILKTALAQIPLKRVADPSEMAGAVLYLASDASSYTTGVSLNVDGGFLS